The following proteins are co-located in the Microcystis wesenbergii NRERC-220 genome:
- a CDS encoding 2Fe-2S iron-sulfur cluster-binding protein, whose protein sequence is MTDLCRISFPSTDFAAIILPCHENLSEHLTVHNSPVLFGCRTGICGTCLVEVVGDIPPPQPEEREILENLAPHYPQVRLACQLELTGDIEMVVLK, encoded by the coding sequence ATGACTGATTTGTGTAGAATATCTTTTCCGTCTACTGATTTTGCTGCCATTATTTTGCCATGCCATGAGAATTTATCTGAACATTTGACGGTTCATAATTCACCTGTTTTATTTGGCTGTCGGACTGGTATTTGTGGTACCTGTTTGGTGGAAGTCGTTGGCGATATCCCCCCTCCCCAACCCGAGGAACGGGAAATATTGGAGAATTTAGCTCCCCATTATCCGCAGGTGCGGTTGGCCTGTCAGCTTGAGCTTACAGGTGATATCGAGATGGTAGTCCTAAAATAG
- a CDS encoding YybH family protein, producing MKQKFTNIYKLAQLLSIVLLAIVIGNFPSSALADVGQGDIDAIIRTREIALEALNTRNFTKIDPYLHPQFIITTVDNQVFHTTSEFEKYWNQQFSSTIENIKMQLQGETIRTFLSPEIDVAAGGAITTFSFKDGKSANMTLRWTAVLQKLEDKWMIQSLHFSSNLLDNPVLNAARQLNKTLGVAAGLGGFLLGAATMVILNRRTKRRATIV from the coding sequence ATGAAACAAAAATTTACCAACATCTACAAATTGGCTCAACTACTTAGTATTGTTCTGTTAGCCATAGTAATTGGGAATTTCCCCTCCTCTGCTCTAGCAGATGTCGGCCAGGGGGACATCGACGCAATTATTCGCACCCGAGAAATTGCCTTAGAAGCCCTAAACACTCGTAATTTTACCAAAATTGACCCCTATCTGCACCCCCAGTTCATCATCACAACAGTTGATAACCAAGTTTTTCACACCACCTCTGAGTTTGAAAAGTATTGGAATCAACAGTTTTCCAGTACGATTGAAAATATAAAAATGCAACTACAAGGGGAGACCATCAGAACCTTTCTCTCCCCAGAAATAGATGTGGCGGCGGGGGGAGCAATAACCACTTTCTCTTTCAAGGATGGTAAGTCGGCTAATATGACTTTGCGCTGGACAGCGGTATTACAAAAATTAGAGGACAAATGGATGATTCAATCATTGCATTTCTCCTCTAATCTGCTGGATAATCCAGTATTGAATGCTGCTCGACAATTAAATAAAACCCTAGGGGTTGCAGCGGGGTTAGGCGGCTTTTTACTGGGGGCAGCTACCATGGTAATATTAAATCGTAGAACTAAGCGTCGAGCTACAATAGTATAG
- a CDS encoding GH3 family domain-containing protein has protein sequence MRPIIQLFGKILAPNAQRFQQALKRPDLTQRWVQKEIVARLINSAYGRALGINSIKDWWRVPLVDYEDIIPWLKPTVQHHKYQQISLTPEPILFFEKTSGSSGAMKLIPYTQSLRRSFNQMFCVWAYDLIVNGPDFSTGKIYACISPRLNEADSQNLQNDLDYLDGWLRFFLRPWLLLPEQLNNLNNIPAFKHQLALALLKAEALEIISIWSPTFLQILLKYIQENQQLLQAELQQRISLNRLKLLSESPIPWQQIWPSLKLISCWDSANAAVQAQGLRSQFPGVLVQGKGLLATEAPMTIPLIKARGYVPVLDEVFFEFEDNQGVLLSLTELTIGQEYRLILSQKGGLYRYRIGDCVRVTHYYQNTPCLEFLGRYQSLSDLVGEKLSETFVNNALTRLNLPSTNFKSLVPVAAPPHYLLLLDRAEETPAMIAQKLDSILSESYHYRRARGLGQLEPPEVFISPQIPELLVSYHIRTGSIWGGIKHPMLATSPLSTQLLREIRKMYNPE, from the coding sequence ATGCGTCCAATTATTCAGCTATTTGGAAAAATACTTGCCCCCAATGCCCAGCGGTTTCAGCAAGCATTGAAACGTCCAGATTTAACCCAGAGATGGGTACAGAAAGAAATCGTTGCTCGTCTCATTAATAGTGCCTACGGTCGAGCATTGGGAATTAATTCAATAAAAGATTGGTGGCGAGTTCCCCTAGTAGATTATGAAGATATTATCCCTTGGTTAAAGCCAACAGTTCAACATCATAAATATCAACAAATTTCCCTGACTCCTGAACCCATTCTATTTTTTGAGAAAACCTCTGGTAGTAGCGGGGCGATGAAATTGATTCCTTATACTCAATCTTTGCGCCGCTCATTTAACCAGATGTTCTGTGTCTGGGCCTATGATTTAATCGTGAACGGACCTGACTTTTCTACAGGAAAGATTTACGCTTGTATTTCACCAAGATTAAATGAAGCTGATAGTCAAAACTTACAGAATGATTTAGATTACTTAGATGGCTGGTTGCGCTTTTTTTTGCGTCCCTGGTTATTGCTGCCCGAACAACTTAATAACTTGAATAATATCCCAGCTTTTAAGCATCAATTAGCCCTAGCTTTACTCAAGGCTGAGGCATTGGAGATAATTTCCATTTGGAGTCCCACCTTTCTCCAAATCCTTTTAAAATATATTCAGGAGAATCAGCAGTTATTGCAAGCAGAATTACAGCAGCGAATTTCACTTAATCGACTAAAACTACTCAGCGAAAGTCCTATTCCTTGGCAACAAATATGGCCAAGCTTGAAACTAATTTCTTGCTGGGATAGTGCTAATGCAGCAGTTCAAGCTCAAGGGTTGCGCTCGCAGTTTCCGGGGGTATTAGTTCAAGGAAAGGGGTTATTAGCCACAGAAGCACCGATGACCATCCCTTTGATTAAAGCTAGGGGATATGTACCAGTTCTGGATGAAGTGTTTTTCGAGTTCGAGGATAACCAGGGTGTTCTCTTAAGTTTAACCGAACTTACCATTGGTCAAGAATACAGACTCATTTTGTCCCAAAAGGGGGGATTATATCGTTATCGCATAGGCGATTGCGTCCGCGTCACCCACTACTATCAAAACACTCCCTGTTTAGAATTTCTGGGAAGATATCAAAGCCTGAGCGATTTAGTCGGGGAAAAATTGTCAGAAACCTTTGTCAATAATGCTCTGACTAGGTTGAACTTACCATCAACCAATTTTAAAAGCTTGGTGCCGGTGGCCGCCCCCCCCCATTATCTTCTCTTGCTAGATAGGGCTGAAGAAACCCCAGCCATGATTGCTCAAAAGCTAGATAGTATCTTATCAGAGTCTTATCATTACCGGAGGGCGCGGGGGCTTGGTCAGCTTGAACCGCCAGAAGTTTTCATCTCCCCTCAAATCCCTGAACTATTGGTTTCCTATCACATCCGCACTGGAAGTATTTGGGGGGGTATCAAGCATCCAATGCTGGCCACATCACCCCTTAGCACCCAACTTTTACGAGAGATCAGAAAAATGTATAATCCTGAGTAG
- a CDS encoding P-aminobenzoate N-oxygenase AurF: protein MEKRIQGKLHINYNRNKQQDHTALMDEVAASFRYEDCQNEYWNPEEFSLLYGTPLWEQSSPHQRVILNQLYWVAYYSQIVSAEIATIFFNQTSAAGLYAHEDFRLICDTLDLESSQERAHINAFRTIAKQTEQSLFGKLIFTYPMRGPFTETMVYAETNTLKTWWKKLQLQYFGLISANNTFLACQYFTVRGVRTLNGKIVQHKLSNYYQRYCPQESAPIPAQVSHCHFLDESFHFNSSTIISHDVINCLTPPTAFERLVANLGLWGCQRDHFHFSVAINGIFWYDPALYEKIYYLLRSPIFGLGQGEAQEMMDCCFTQESEGLHRSFLTHQEAMASYKVYVEKLDYLWPCNREMSLMASNCISGYLAIQTRELQRFKYRLRYSSLTSEWNKPQRHKGHKD, encoded by the coding sequence ATGGAAAAACGTATTCAAGGCAAACTGCACATTAATTACAATCGGAATAAACAGCAAGACCATACTGCTTTAATGGATGAAGTAGCTGCCAGCTTTCGCTATGAAGATTGTCAGAATGAATATTGGAATCCAGAGGAATTTTCTTTGCTCTACGGGACTCCTTTATGGGAGCAGTCTAGTCCCCATCAGCGCGTTATTTTAAACCAACTTTATTGGGTAGCTTATTACTCACAAATCGTCTCGGCTGAAATTGCTACTATCTTTTTCAATCAGACCAGCGCGGCAGGACTTTATGCCCATGAAGATTTTCGTTTAATCTGCGATACGTTGGACTTAGAGTCATCCCAAGAACGGGCGCATATTAATGCCTTTCGTACTATTGCCAAGCAGACCGAACAATCGCTATTCGGAAAACTTATCTTCACTTACCCAATGCGCGGACCTTTTACGGAAACGATGGTCTATGCTGAAACCAATACCCTTAAAACATGGTGGAAAAAACTTCAACTGCAATATTTTGGCCTGATTTCTGCCAATAATACCTTCTTGGCCTGTCAGTATTTTACAGTGCGAGGGGTGCGGACTCTAAATGGGAAAATAGTCCAACATAAACTCAGCAATTATTATCAGAGATATTGCCCTCAAGAATCTGCTCCTATCCCTGCTCAGGTTTCCCATTGTCACTTTCTAGATGAAAGCTTCCACTTCAATAGTTCGACAATTATCTCCCACGATGTTATTAACTGCTTGACACCGCCAACTGCTTTTGAGCGATTGGTTGCCAATTTAGGACTCTGGGGATGTCAGCGGGATCATTTTCACTTTTCTGTGGCAATTAATGGAATTTTTTGGTACGATCCTGCGTTATATGAGAAAATTTATTATCTACTGCGATCGCCTATTTTTGGCCTGGGTCAAGGGGAGGCGCAGGAAATGATGGATTGTTGTTTTACTCAAGAGTCAGAGGGTTTACACCGTAGTTTTTTAACCCATCAAGAAGCCATGGCATCCTATAAGGTATATGTGGAAAAGCTGGATTATCTTTGGCCGTGCAATCGGGAAATGTCCCTGATGGCATCTAATTGTATCTCTGGATACTTGGCAATTCAAACGCGAGAATTACAAAGGTTTAAATATCGTCTAAGATACAGTTCGCTGACAAGCGAGTGGAACAAACCACAAAGACACAAAGGACACAAAGATTAA
- a CDS encoding glycosyltransferase, whose translation MKINTVHPSTNISFNRYLRLKAILVVLIVWSGVSLVHWWPVTQGFMLVLITILTIQTLRMLIAKPVNFVVESNNYLPLVSILVPAKNESAVLTNLVESLGELDYPSHCLDFWIIDDGSTDETPQILKEMLTKLPSLQVYRREAKGGKSGALNAVLPYTRGEIILVCDADAQLPADLLRQTVPLFQKKGIGAVQVRKEIANTNTNFLTRCQQMEMCCDSFLQTHRLAIGGMCELRGNGMLVKRDFLEKCQGWNENTVTDDLDLCFKLYLVGAEIEFVIVTSIREEGVTTAQSLWLQRCRWAEGGYQRYLDYFPQIFTLGWAKEIDLILFFLLQFLLPLGLIADLFWTIFYDQYPVLLPLQVLLSIILTIAFMVGLYQFQGLRGWSLVWGTMQGSIYMIHWIPVMIVTTLKMCLQKQHSPWIKTEHRGLNTYGS comes from the coding sequence ATGAAAATTAATACTGTTCATCCCAGTACCAATATTAGCTTTAACCGCTATCTTCGTCTGAAAGCTATCCTAGTAGTTCTAATAGTTTGGAGCGGAGTGAGTCTGGTACACTGGTGGCCAGTAACTCAGGGGTTTATGTTGGTTTTAATAACTATATTGACCATACAAACTCTAAGAATGTTAATAGCAAAACCAGTTAATTTTGTGGTTGAAAGTAATAATTATCTTCCCCTAGTCTCCATTTTAGTTCCTGCCAAAAATGAAAGTGCAGTCCTGACTAATTTGGTGGAAAGCTTAGGGGAATTAGATTATCCAAGTCATTGTTTAGATTTTTGGATTATTGACGATGGTAGTACTGATGAAACACCGCAAATCTTAAAGGAAATGCTAACTAAATTGCCATCTTTACAAGTTTATCGGCGAGAAGCTAAAGGTGGTAAATCAGGGGCTTTAAATGCAGTATTGCCCTACACGCGAGGAGAGATTATTCTCGTTTGTGATGCTGATGCTCAGTTACCGGCTGACTTGCTGCGGCAAACAGTACCTCTGTTCCAAAAAAAAGGGATTGGTGCAGTACAAGTACGAAAGGAAATTGCTAATACTAATACTAATTTCTTAACCCGTTGTCAGCAAATGGAAATGTGCTGTGATAGTTTTCTTCAGACCCATCGCCTTGCTATTGGCGGAATGTGTGAACTGCGCGGCAATGGGATGCTAGTTAAGCGGGATTTCTTAGAAAAGTGTCAAGGCTGGAATGAAAACACAGTCACCGATGATTTAGATCTTTGTTTTAAACTTTATCTAGTAGGTGCTGAGATTGAGTTTGTGATAGTTACATCTATTCGGGAAGAAGGAGTAACTACCGCGCAATCCCTCTGGCTTCAACGTTGTCGTTGGGCGGAGGGCGGGTATCAGCGTTACCTAGATTATTTTCCACAAATTTTTACTTTAGGTTGGGCTAAAGAAATTGATTTAATTTTATTTTTTTTGTTACAGTTTCTACTTCCCCTTGGACTTATAGCCGATTTATTTTGGACAATATTTTATGACCAATACCCAGTTTTGTTGCCACTTCAAGTATTACTAAGTATTATTTTAACAATTGCTTTTATGGTCGGACTTTATCAATTTCAGGGTTTACGAGGATGGTCTTTAGTTTGGGGAACTATGCAAGGTTCTATCTACATGATACATTGGATTCCTGTCATGATTGTAACCACCTTGAAAATGTGTCTGCAAAAGCAGCACTCGCCTTGGATTAAAACCGAGCATCGGGGTTTAAATACTTACGGATCATAA
- a CDS encoding acyl transferase: MVYRLHEYFYPVREGISYLQMKEYSPWWGSHQIQVIYIAIPVLETLLRLIPGLFSWWLRLWGAKVGKDVYWTPALEISDRGFLEIGDRVVIGHRVGIYSHIIKPRKADLMLYVKKVKIGNNVFIGAGSHLAPGVVLNDGKFLTLATDLYPNQKI; encoded by the coding sequence TTGGTTTATCGCTTACATGAATATTTTTATCCTGTACGAGAGGGCATTAGTTATCTACAGATGAAAGAATATAGTCCTTGGTGGGGTAGCCATCAAATCCAGGTGATTTATATTGCTATTCCAGTGTTAGAAACACTATTAAGGTTGATTCCGGGGCTGTTTTCATGGTGGTTGCGATTATGGGGGGCAAAAGTGGGGAAAGATGTTTACTGGACCCCAGCCCTAGAAATTAGTGATCGCGGTTTTTTAGAAATTGGCGACCGGGTGGTTATCGGTCATCGTGTCGGAATTTATTCTCATATCATCAAGCCTCGCAAAGCTGATTTAATGTTATATGTCAAAAAAGTCAAAATTGGTAATAATGTCTTCATTGGGGCTGGCTCCCATCTAGCTCCTGGAGTAGTTCTTAATGATGGTAAATTCTTAACTTTAGCCACTGACCTCTATCCCAATCAAAAGATATAA
- a CDS encoding aromatic ring-hydroxylating dioxygenase subunit alpha yields the protein MQFQDFWYIVSLSKHLKANQVLARTVLGEWLAIFRGSNGEPVALQDRCLHRNSRLSEGKVNRGILQCPYHGWLYDGNGHVIAVPAQGPSFKSPPGCRGKCYAVKERDGYVYVRLAATPRVDFEPFPMPHYGQPGWETVRVINRFANDVTNCAENFIDIPHTAFVHQGIFRSSRQKKLGMTVKRCDGAVLVEYHHESSNLGWYRYFLNFKGTGIKHSDLFFMPNITCVEYQMGGNRHLFITSQSIPETHNSTLVYTDITYNYGIWNKLALPFVGWTAQHIIRQDVKILGVQGEAIAKYGTEFFPTPADTIHLFVESIRGAIGRGEDPRLLPNQTVEVNFWV from the coding sequence ATGCAATTTCAGGATTTCTGGTATATTGTATCCCTCAGCAAACATTTAAAGGCTAACCAAGTATTAGCACGCACTGTTTTAGGAGAATGGCTGGCGATATTTCGTGGCAGTAATGGAGAACCAGTAGCGTTGCAGGATCGCTGTTTACATCGTAACAGTCGTTTGTCAGAGGGTAAAGTCAATCGTGGTATCTTGCAATGTCCCTACCACGGTTGGCTCTATGACGGGAATGGCCATGTTATTGCTGTCCCTGCTCAAGGACCGAGCTTTAAATCTCCTCCTGGTTGTCGAGGGAAATGTTATGCCGTCAAGGAACGAGATGGTTATGTCTATGTCCGGTTGGCTGCAACCCCAAGGGTTGACTTTGAACCTTTTCCTATGCCTCACTACGGACAGCCTGGCTGGGAAACAGTACGGGTAATTAATCGTTTTGCTAACGATGTTACCAACTGCGCCGAGAACTTTATTGATATTCCCCATACCGCTTTTGTTCATCAGGGTATTTTTCGCTCCTCCCGACAAAAAAAGTTAGGGATGACTGTTAAACGCTGTGACGGTGCTGTTTTAGTGGAGTATCACCACGAAAGTAGTAATTTGGGATGGTACAGATATTTTCTTAATTTTAAAGGCACAGGGATTAAACATAGCGATCTCTTTTTTATGCCTAATATTACCTGCGTGGAATATCAAATGGGAGGTAATCGCCATTTATTTATTACCAGTCAATCTATCCCCGAAACCCATAATTCAACTTTGGTTTACACGGATATTACCTATAATTATGGCATCTGGAATAAATTAGCACTTCCCTTTGTGGGCTGGACTGCTCAACATATCATTCGCCAAGATGTGAAAATTTTAGGGGTTCAAGGAGAAGCTATCGCTAAATATGGCACAGAATTTTTCCCTACTCCTGCGGATACAATTCACCTTTTCGTAGAGTCAATTAGAGGGGCAATTGGTCGGGGGGAAGACCCGCGATTATTGCCCAATCAGACCGTTGAAGTTAACTTTTGGGTTTAA
- a CDS encoding Mpo1-like protein translates to MSKLNYGNNPKLINRINNQILAHPFTDYWDIFVIKHQQPINITLHILGIFFFYSLIFSVWRSQNFWLLLGLPLTQVLGLTGHLLFERSHIDLQDAVFSWRASYCLGKMLLRVLMGKYRDDIQERKAILQNYQSTT, encoded by the coding sequence ATGAGTAAACTAAATTATGGAAATAATCCAAAATTAATCAATCGAATTAATAACCAAATTTTGGCGCATCCGTTTACAGATTATTGGGATATTTTTGTGATCAAACATCAACAGCCAATTAATATTACTTTACACATTCTAGGAATATTCTTTTTCTATAGTTTGATATTTTCTGTTTGGCGATCGCAAAATTTTTGGCTGCTGTTGGGTTTACCTCTAACTCAGGTGCTGGGATTAACCGGACATCTTTTATTTGAGCGCAGCCATATTGATTTACAAGATGCAGTATTTTCCTGGCGAGCTTCTTATTGTTTAGGTAAAATGTTATTGAGAGTTTTGATGGGTAAATATCGAGATGATATTCAAGAGAGAAAAGCAATCTTACAAAATTATCAATCTACTACTTGA
- a CDS encoding sterol desaturase family protein has protein sequence MSSFIILIAWTISHKSSRGHLRTKTCQDWLLDGSGLAIQGIFMPLLQALLFSELCQHLTTDYQGCLKLSLIPSFILSFVMVDYLYYWNHRLLHLKLFWPVHQVHHTVNQMDVFGTSRNTIWTSLLIIYLWINPLFLYLLAKPTGYLLGVSLTSALDLWRHSRLLIAPNSCWAKVLSPWLILPEDHAWHHGRETRDYNYGANLKIWDKFHGTYYQCQESPSALGITTSLNLMQKLFFPFL, from the coding sequence TTGAGCAGCTTTATTATTTTAATTGCTTGGACGATTAGCCATAAGTCCTCCCGCGGTCATCTCCGAACTAAAACTTGTCAAGATTGGCTACTAGATGGCAGCGGATTAGCAATTCAAGGAATTTTTATGCCCTTACTACAAGCTCTGTTGTTTTCTGAGCTTTGCCAGCATTTGACAACTGATTATCAAGGCTGTCTTAAACTATCACTAATTCCCTCCTTTATCCTTAGCTTTGTTATGGTTGATTATTTATACTACTGGAATCATCGTCTGTTACACCTTAAATTATTTTGGCCAGTTCATCAAGTCCATCATACCGTTAATCAAATGGATGTGTTCGGAACTTCTAGAAACACCATCTGGACAAGTTTGTTAATTATTTATTTATGGATAAACCCATTATTTTTATATTTATTAGCTAAACCCACAGGCTATTTATTAGGAGTTAGTTTGACATCTGCCCTAGATTTATGGCGGCATAGCCGCTTGCTAATCGCCCCTAATAGCTGCTGGGCTAAAGTTCTCTCCCCTTGGTTAATCTTACCAGAGGATCATGCTTGGCATCATGGTAGGGAAACGAGGGACTATAACTATGGGGCTAACCTGAAAATTTGGGATAAGTTCCATGGAACCTATTATCAATGTCAAGAATCCCCTTCTGCCCTAGGGATTACTACTTCACTAAACTTAATGCAAAAACTTTTTTTCCCATTCCTATGA
- a CDS encoding N-acyl-D-amino-acid deacylase family protein, whose translation MLDLLIKNGLIFDGLSSPAMVGDIGIQEGKIVAIAPGLNIPALEVVDATGLWVTPGFIDIHTHYDLELEIAPGLSESVRHGVTSVVIGNCSLSIAIGEPQMLADIFQRVETISHQLIAKWLQKSIDWQTPTEYLQHLQKLSLGANVAPMFGHSALRAHVMGLERSLTAQPTKIELKIMQQIATDALEAGFLGISIDMFPWHRMTGKWRGYTIPSQHAKFQEYAMLAALCRQKDRVFQVTPNLQRLSSFLDILRLGSGIGKKQLRLTILSALDAVHQRQLWRIFAPLLFIWNRLLGGNVRFQTLTQPFTIFSDGPVTPLFEEFPTGAELNSCQSRKEREELWQSQGFRHKFCQEWTSNWRKSFHRRLDLIEVIRCPEISWYGLSFAEIARQKQQQPVDLFIDALQQYDTDLRWVATGANDRPIPRLALMRHPYILAGFTDAGAHVRNLGYYDGALSLLKQAVATKFLSPEAAISRVTGEPAQWFRLDTGILKVGAKADIVLLEPHSLHQHISPQVEISDPILDGELRMVKRGSQEIVQAVYINGVPVVSGGKVKDILGKTKLGTVLFPR comes from the coding sequence ATGTTAGATCTACTAATTAAAAATGGATTAATTTTTGATGGCTTATCTTCTCCTGCCATGGTCGGAGATATTGGCATTCAAGAAGGTAAGATTGTCGCCATTGCTCCTGGCTTAAATATCCCTGCACTTGAAGTAGTAGATGCCACTGGGTTGTGGGTAACACCGGGATTTATTGATATTCATACCCACTACGATTTAGAATTAGAAATTGCGCCGGGATTGAGTGAATCAGTCCGCCATGGAGTGACCAGCGTAGTCATTGGTAACTGTAGCCTATCCATTGCTATCGGTGAACCGCAAATGTTAGCAGATATTTTTCAAAGAGTAGAAACAATCTCCCATCAGTTAATTGCAAAATGGCTACAAAAGTCGATTGATTGGCAAACACCGACGGAATATTTACAGCATTTACAAAAGTTATCTCTTGGGGCCAATGTCGCTCCCATGTTTGGACACAGCGCTCTACGCGCCCATGTAATGGGATTGGAACGGAGCTTAACTGCTCAACCAACTAAAATTGAACTAAAAATTATGCAGCAGATAGCCACAGATGCTTTAGAAGCAGGTTTTCTGGGCATTTCCATTGATATGTTTCCTTGGCATCGTATGACTGGAAAGTGGCGAGGTTATACCATTCCTTCTCAACACGCAAAATTTCAAGAATATGCCATGTTAGCTGCTCTATGCAGGCAAAAAGATCGCGTTTTTCAAGTTACCCCTAACCTACAACGGCTCTCTTCTTTCCTTGACATTCTGCGGCTGGGTTCAGGAATTGGCAAAAAACAACTGCGTTTAACAATTCTCTCGGCTTTAGATGCTGTCCACCAGCGCCAACTCTGGCGCATATTTGCTCCACTGCTTTTTATTTGGAATCGGTTATTAGGTGGAAATGTCCGTTTTCAAACGTTAACACAACCGTTTACCATTTTTTCCGATGGACCGGTTACTCCCTTATTTGAAGAATTCCCTACCGGCGCAGAACTCAATAGTTGTCAGTCAAGAAAAGAGCGAGAAGAACTATGGCAATCTCAAGGTTTCCGACACAAATTTTGCCAAGAATGGACCAGTAATTGGCGTAAATCCTTCCATCGCCGTTTAGATCTGATAGAAGTTATCCGTTGTCCAGAAATAAGTTGGTATGGTCTGAGTTTTGCCGAAATTGCTCGTCAAAAACAACAACAACCAGTAGATTTATTTATCGACGCACTCCAACAATATGACACAGATTTACGCTGGGTGGCTACAGGTGCAAATGATCGCCCCATCCCGCGTTTAGCCCTGATGCGGCATCCCTATATCTTAGCCGGTTTTACTGACGCTGGAGCCCATGTCCGCAATCTAGGCTATTATGATGGCGCTCTGTCTTTGCTCAAACAAGCAGTAGCCACTAAGTTCCTTTCCCCTGAAGCTGCTATTAGCCGCGTTACGGGAGAACCAGCACAATGGTTTCGCCTGGATACAGGTATCCTCAAAGTCGGCGCCAAAGCTGATATAGTGTTACTTGAACCCCATTCTCTCCATCAGCATATCAGTCCTCAAGTGGAAATATCAGATCCAATCTTGGACGGTGAATTGCGTATGGTCAAGCGCGGCTCGCAGGAGATTGTGCAAGCGGTTTATATTAATGGAGTTCCGGTTGTTAGTGGAGGTAAGGTGAAGGATATCTTGGGAAAAACCAAGTTGGGAACAGTTTTATTTCCTCGCTGA